A genome region from Bufo gargarizans isolate SCDJY-AF-19 chromosome 2, ASM1485885v1, whole genome shotgun sequence includes the following:
- the ERRFI1 gene encoding ERBB receptor feedback inhibitor 1 yields the protein MTTAGLASQDVSLKNSFMHSAQGLMCGKSCWANHNEYENTFYGMDSMPYVIKSSAQQQTSSIGQHSRSATVNGHCCSENCMKKSNFLHLGMPIIEHSTNCEDDQVVPSFKKLSMNGVVERTPPLTPVKSGPPQFYAIPPSDRSSRPLPPLPISEDHSLDEADSEVEFITSSETDLLIQDGRPLAFKYGVPSRRSFRGCGQINYAYFESVSTPKKADEIPTCQENGCVQNLKPQKPEQCHRRLRRSHSGPAGSYNKPTIRIHANRTSPNSDDDKPEVPPRIPIPPRPIKPDYRRWSAEVSSNTYSDEDRPPKVPPREPLSRSNSRTPSPKSLPSYLNGVMPPTQSFAPDPKYVSSKALQRQNSEGSTNKIPCILPIIENGKKASSTHYYLLPEKPPYLYRYEKYFTESKDACSESWSSDSSLSSASTKPDAKAKLDNSHTKRKNFQDVVSL from the exons ATGACAACAGCTGGGCTTGCATCTCAAGACGTTTCATTGAAAAACAGCTTTATGCACAGTGCACAGGGTTTAATGTGCGGCAAATCATGTTGGGCAAATCATAACGAGTATGAAAA tACATTCTATGGGATGGATTCTATGCCCTATGTTATAAAATCTTCTGCTCAACAGCAAACTTCCTCTATTG GTCAACATTCTAGGTCGGCCACCGTGAATGGACATTGCTGCTCTGAAAACTGCATGAAGAAATCTAACTTTCTTCATCTTGGAATGCCTATCATAGAACATTCTACAAACTGTGAAGATGACCAAGTTGTTCCCTCCTTTAAGAAACTGTCAATGAATGGCGTGGTGGAAAGGACCCCTCCTTTAACGCCTGTCAAAAGTGGGCCACCACAATTTTATGCAATTCCTCCTAGTGATCGGAGCTCTAGGCCTTTACCACCTCTACCAATTTCGGAAGATCATTCTTTAGATGAGGCAGATAGTGAAGTTGAATTTATTACAAGTTCCGAGACTGACTTGCTCATACAAGATGGAAGACCTTTGGCATTTAAATATGGTGTTCCAAGCAGACGAAGCTTCAGGGGATGTGGGCAGATCAATTATGCCTATTTTGAGTCGGTATCTACACCCAAAAAAGCAGATGAAATCCCAACATGTCAAGAGAATGGATGTGTACAAAACTTAAAACCTCAGAAACCTGAACAGTGTCACAGGAGACTAAGAAGGTCCCATTCTGGGCCAGCTGGATCATATAATAAACCTACTATTCGGATACATGCAAACAGGACTTCTCCTAATTCAGATGACGACAAACCTGAAGTTCCACCTAGGATTCCAATACCCCCTAGGCCAATAAAGCCAGATTACAGAAGGTGGTCAGCAGAAGTTTCCTCAAACACATATAGTGATGAGGACCGACCTCCAAAGGTACCACCAAGGGAACCTTTGTCCAGGAGCAACTCTCGTACACCAAGCCCAAAGAGTCTGCCTTCATACCTCAATGGTGTAATGCCCCCAACTCAGAGTTTTGCACCAGACCCAAAATATGTTAGCAGTAAAGCTCTTCAAAGACAAAACAGTGAAGGCTCTACCAATAAGATCCCTTGTATTTTGCCTATTATAGAAAACGGAAAGAAGGCCAGTTCAACACATTATTATCTTTTACCAGAAAAGCCCCCATACCTTTATCGATATGAAAAGTATTTCACAGAATCTAAAGACGCTTGCTCTGAATCATGGTCTAGTGACAGTAGCCTATCTTCAGCTTCTACAAAGCCAGATGCCAAGGCTAAATTGGACAATAGCCATACCAAGCGTAAAAACTTTCAGGATGTAGTTTCTCTGTAA